One window from the genome of Glycine soja cultivar W05 chromosome 12, ASM419377v2, whole genome shotgun sequence encodes:
- the LOC114380085 gene encoding nucleobase-ascorbate transporter 12-like, giving the protein MSDSVPKTRNRPGPWPPAPDAKAMPPASWAKKTGFKPKFSGEANASDSGQISLQPKPREPDANVDLEAGRPGAPANGVTHQNKAPPLPPSKDQVVKKRKDSDGLPKSSVPITNGQAVTAPPPPPPPPPRRTARHEEVVDAPPQEDDGFVSRHSHMKYELRDSPGLVPIGVYGIQHYFSILGSLILIPLVIVPAMGGSHEDTSAVASTVLFVSGVTTLLHTSFGSRLPLIQGPSFVYLAPVLAIINSPEFQGLNANKFKHIMKELQGAIIIGSAFQTFIGYSGLMSLLVRLINPVVVSPTIAAVGLSFYSYGFPLVGTCLEIGAVQILVVIVFSLYLRKISVLGHRIFLIYAVPLGLAITWAVAFLLTEAGVYNYKGCDINIPASNMVSEHCRKHVSRMKHCRVDTSNALKSSPWFRFPYPLQWGTPIFHWKMALVMCVVSLISSVDSVGSYHASSLLVASRPPTPGVLSRGIGLEGLSSVLAGLWGTGTGSTTLTENVHTIAVTKMGSRRAVQLGACFLIVLSLVGKVGGFIASIPEVMVAGLLCFMWAMLAALGLSNLRYSEAGSSRNIIIIGLSLFFSLSIPAYFQQYGISPNSNLSVPSYFQPYIVASHGPFHSKYGGLNYFLNTIFSLHMVVAFLVAVILDNTVPGSKQERGVYVWSEPEVARREPAVANDYELPLRVGKIFRWVKWVGL; this is encoded by the exons ATGTCCGATTCCGTTCCCAAAACGCGAAACCGTCCGGGGCCGTGGCCGCCGGCGCCGGACGCCAAGGCAATGCCGCCTGCTTCCTGGGCTAAGAAAACAGGCTTCAAGCCCAAGTTCTCCGGCGAGGCCAATGCCAGCGACTCTGGCCAGATAAGCCTGCAGCCCAAGCCTAGGGAGCCCGACGCTAACGTGGATCTCGAAGCGGGCCGGCCTGGGGCTCCGGCGAACGGCGTGACCCACCAAAATAAGGCTCCGCCGCTTCCACCTTCCAAGGATCAGGTCGTAAAGAAGCGAAAGGACTCCGACGGACTGCCCAAGAGCTCTGTTCCCATCACCAATGGCCAGGCGGTGACGGCTCCGcctccgccgccgccgccgcctccACGGAGGACGGCGAGGCATGAGGAAGTCGTGGACGCGCCGCCGCAGGAAGACGACGGTTTCGTGTCGAGGCATTCGCATATGAAGTATGAGCTCAGAGATTCGCCCGGTTTAG TTCCCATTGGTGTGTACGGTATTCAACATTACTTTTCGATATTGGGTTCGTTGATTCTCATTCCGCTCGTTATAGTTCCGGCGATGGGAGGCTCTCAT GAGGATACTTCTGCGGTGGCATCAACTGTGCTCTTTGTTTCGGGAGTGACTACACTGTTGCATACAAGTTTTGGGTCGAGGTTGCCCTTGATACAAGGGCCTTCTTTTGTTTATCTGGCCCCGGTGTTGGCGATCATCAACTCCCCCGAGTTTCAAGGATTAAATGCAAAT AAATTCAAACATATAATGAAGGAGCTGCAGGGGGCTATAATTATTGGATCGGCTTTTCAAACTTTTATTGGATATTCTGGACTTATGTCACTGTTAGTAAG GTTGATCAATCCTGTGGTTGTATCCCCAACTATTGCTGCAGTAGGACTTTCATTTTACAGCTATGGTTTTCCACTAGTTGGTACATGTCTGGAGATTGGTGCCGTGCAGATATTAGTGGTTATTGTTTTTTCTCTT TATCTTCGTAAAATATCTGTTCTTGGACACCGCATATTTCTAATATATGCA GTTCCTTTGGGTCTGGCAATTACGTGGGCTGTTGCTTTCTTGTTGACTGAAGCTGGAGTCTACAACTACAAAGGATGTGACATAAATATACCTGCCTCGAATATGGTTTCGGAGCACTGCAGAAAGCATGTCTCAAGGATGAAGCATTGTCGAGTTGATACTTCTAATGCATTGAAATCATCCCCGTGGTTTAGATTTCCTTATCCATTACAATGGGGTACTCCTATCTTTCACTGGAAAATGGCTCTTGTGATGTGCGTGGTTTCCTTGATCTCATCTGTAGATTCG gTTGGTTCGTATCATGCTTCTTCATTATTGGTAGCATCCAGACCTCCAACTCCTGGAGTTCTTAGTCGAGGAATTGGTTTGGAAGGTCTTTCTAGTGTCTTGGCTGGTCTCTGGGGAACTGGAACAGGTTCTACTACCTTAACTGAAAATGTTCATACAATTGCTGTCACTAAAATGGGAAGCCGCAGAGCAGTTCAATTGGGTGCATGCTTTCTGATTGTGTTGTCTCTCGTGG GTAAGGTTGGAGGGTTCATTGCTTCAATTCCTGAAGTCATGGTTGCTGGTCTCCTATGCTTTATGTGGGCTATGCTTGCAGCATTGGGCTTGTCCAATCTACGTTATAGTGAGGCTGGAAGCTCTCGCAACATCATCATAATTGGGTTAtcattgtttttctctctttccatACCTGCCTACTTTCAACAATATGGCATCTCTCCAAATTCCAACTTGTCAGTTCCAAGTTATTTCCAACCCTACATTGTGGCTTCTCATGGGCCATTCCACAGCAAATATGGAGGG TTAAACTATTTCCTGAACACAATCTTTTCACTACACATGGTGGTAGCTTTTCTTGTGGCCGTTATCTTGGACAATACTGTGCCTGGCAGCAAGCAGGAACGTGGAGTCTACGTTTGGTCAGAACCTGAGGTTGCTAGAAGGGAGCCTGCTGTTGC